In Methanolacinia paynteri, the DNA window TGCGGGATTTTTTATTCCCCAAAAAACGTAGTTGGAGGCGATTTTCATCAGATCCGAATCCAAATCTCCCCTAATCTCCGTTCCTCTCCTCACCTCGTTTCCGGCCTCCCTTTTAATGTCGAGGTACAGCTCTTCGATAAGCTCCTCTTTGGTGGCAAAGTAGTGAAAGAGCGTTCCTGTCGCAACACCCGCTTCGCTGGCAATGAGGGATGTCGGTGTCCCGTGAAAACCCCTCTCTGTAAAGAGTGCCAGGGCCGAATCAAGAATCGCCTTTCTCTTATCGGCGACCGGCATTTTTTTGTGGTTTCCGTCTTCCATTTTACCTTTTCCTCAGGAGATCGAGCTTTTTTCTGAGCGGAACGTAGATCTTTGATACCGGGACGATTATCTTCATGACCGGGCCTTCCATATCGTTCTTGACTTTTTTTAGTTCGTTCGGGATATCGATATGCTGCGGGCAGGCCCTCACGCATCTTCCGCAGCTCCTGCACAGGGATGCGGCAGATTTTTTGTTCAGGAGGCCCCCGAGCCTCGACATATACATGAACTTTTCATGCCGCTTGTCGTCGAACATATGATAGCTGTTGTAGATTTCGAAGCAGGCAGGTATATTGACGCCGAACGGGCAGGGCATGCAGTAGCTGCAGCCCGTGCAGCCGACCTTCATGATCTCCCTGTATTTCTCGCCCGCTCTTTTTGCAAGCTCCAGCTCTTCTTCAGTGAGCGAGCACGGGAGCCCCTCTTCTGCAATCCTGAGATTTTCCTCGAGCTGATCCGTTTCAGTCATTCCAGAGAGAACGACCGTAACCTCCGGCCTGTTCCACAGCCACCTGAGCGCCCATTCAGCAGGCGTCCTTTTCTTTTCCGCCTCGTCCCAGATTTTACCGACTTCGGCAGGCTGGGTTCTGGCGAGATTTCCGCCTCTCAGCGGCTCCATAATCATTACGGCGAGGTTCTTCGAGGCGGCGTATTCAAGCCCTTCCGTTCCCGCCTGGTTGGTCGTATCGATGAGGTTGTATTGTATCTGGCAGAAGTCCCAGTCATAGCCGTCAACTATCTCTTTGAAGGTTTCTATGTCGTCATGGAAAGAGAATCCGGCATAAGTTATCCGGCCGTCTTTCTTTGCCTTGTCGAGAAAATCCGCAAAGCCCATGGTCTTTATCTTCTCCCATCCCCCCCTCGTAAGGTCGTGGATGAGATAATAGTCGATATGGTCCGTTCTCAGTCTCTTGAGCTGTTTATCGAGGTATCCGTCCATGTCGTCCTGCGAAGACGCGAGCCAGTGCGGGAGTTTCGTCGCTATCCTGACCTTGTCTCTCGAACCTGTCTCTTCAAGAATCTTCCCGACGACCTCCTCGCTCTGCCCGTTATGATATCCCCATGCCGTATCGAGGTAGTTGATTCCCGATTCCATCGCATTTAAGAGGAGCTCCTTCGTGTATTCGTAATCTATCCTCCCGTTCTTCTGCGGGAACCTCATGCACCCGTAGCCGAGGATCGAGAGCTCGTCTCCTGTTTTTGGCACTTTTCTATATAGCATCTTAACTTCACCAACACCGACTGATTAGTCAATCTAAATTTGGCCTCATGCGATATAATACTGATCCATTTACTCCGTGGATCTGCCGGTTCATACAGAAAACGGATGACACTCAAAATCCCGTTCTCATATTTTGAGTTTGATAATA includes these proteins:
- a CDS encoding TetR/AcrR family transcriptional regulator gives rise to the protein MEDGNHKKMPVADKRKAILDSALALFTERGFHGTPTSLIASEAGVATGTLFHYFATKEELIEELYLDIKREAGNEVRRGTEIRGDLDSDLMKIASNYVFWGIKNPAKIKFMEQFCLSPYVPAGTREEGISNFLFLSEIIESGIKSGKLKPLPVELTIRMATKFLNAIIEYATTQGHGCDADELFGLAYTVLEDGLRNRAIAFPDKTG
- a CDS encoding aldo/keto reductase — protein: MLYRKVPKTGDELSILGYGCMRFPQKNGRIDYEYTKELLLNAMESGINYLDTAWGYHNGQSEEVVGKILEETGSRDKVRIATKLPHWLASSQDDMDGYLDKQLKRLRTDHIDYYLIHDLTRGGWEKIKTMGFADFLDKAKKDGRITYAGFSFHDDIETFKEIVDGYDWDFCQIQYNLIDTTNQAGTEGLEYAASKNLAVMIMEPLRGGNLARTQPAEVGKIWDEAEKKRTPAEWALRWLWNRPEVTVVLSGMTETDQLEENLRIAEEGLPCSLTEEELELAKRAGEKYREIMKVGCTGCSYCMPCPFGVNIPACFEIYNSYHMFDDKRHEKFMYMSRLGGLLNKKSAASLCRSCGRCVRACPQHIDIPNELKKVKNDMEGPVMKIIVPVSKIYVPLRKKLDLLRKR